The Parcubacteria group bacterium genome contains a region encoding:
- a CDS encoding ATP-dependent Clp protease ATP-binding subunit encodes MKKAHSSITNKLTLHARKSISHAEKIASAHDATEVRPEHLLYGVFLERGSVGATILSNIGLNKEIFEKEIFAQKLTPKKILSKVRSSHALKKIITDAHALAAEFGYVYVGTEHLIYALLNTKYPAVQTILNKAKPKKNPNQNPYTINQNAGLFGIENLAALMNGERDTNTESALEHFCTNIADQQPEPFVGRRSDIERIVTILGRRIKNNPLIIGEPGIGKTAIIEHIAHLAKSPDAPHYLYGKEIITLDLTLLVAGTSFRGEFEQRLKSIITEAQENENIILFIDEIHTIIGTGNTGGSLDAANILKPALSRGNIRIIGATTLGEYKKHIEKDPALVRRFQKVILTEPTARDAKTILHGIKQTYEKHHGVQVPDETIDAIVQFSDRYLPEQFFPDKAIDLLDETAARLCTSRKKNDIQKQVISLENDLKEISAQKSTFVHAEKYDDASKMREVEDALTQEIKDTRALLKDRAIKDQPLMTIDDVAHTIAVNTGIPKNKLLQHADAHIITAQKKLSQTIIGQDHAIKKIADTLIRSASGLSNPNRPHGSFLFLGSTGTGKTFTAQTLATELYDARSLIRVDMSELMERHHTSKLLGAPAGYIGYGEGGTLTEKVRRNPHSVVLFDEIEKAHPDVFNILLQILEDGTLTDASGRVINFKNTIIILTSNAGSTSLTREKKLGFDKSTHASHAILSQKILESTKDILPPELLSRLDHIIVFHQLSQKELQKITRIAFGHLADRLKKRSITLSVKPHVIAHIAEQAYTKNDGARGIRQIIQEEIESMIAHHVITHPRVKKIILDYTNDTITLS; translated from the coding sequence ATGAAAAAAGCACATTCCTCTATTACAAATAAACTTACCCTGCACGCACGCAAAAGCATCTCTCATGCAGAAAAAATTGCAAGCGCGCATGATGCGACGGAAGTTCGTCCTGAACATCTTTTGTATGGCGTATTTCTTGAGCGTGGCAGTGTCGGCGCGACCATTCTCTCCAACATCGGCTTGAACAAAGAGATCTTTGAAAAGGAGATCTTTGCGCAAAAATTAACGCCAAAAAAAATCCTCTCAAAAGTGCGCTCATCCCACGCTCTCAAAAAGATTATCACGGACGCGCATGCCCTTGCCGCAGAGTTTGGCTATGTCTATGTTGGCACGGAACATTTGATCTACGCACTTCTGAATACAAAATATCCTGCCGTGCAAACGATCCTCAACAAAGCAAAGCCCAAAAAGAATCCCAACCAAAATCCCTACACGATCAATCAGAATGCCGGACTTTTTGGTATTGAAAATCTCGCCGCATTGATGAATGGAGAACGCGATACCAACACGGAGTCCGCCTTGGAACACTTCTGTACAAATATTGCCGACCAACAACCGGAACCATTTGTCGGTCGACGATCTGATATTGAACGTATTGTCACAATTCTCGGACGTCGCATTAAAAACAATCCCCTCATCATCGGCGAGCCCGGCATTGGAAAAACGGCAATAATTGAACACATCGCACATCTCGCCAAAAGCCCTGATGCACCACACTATCTTTATGGAAAAGAAATTATCACTCTTGACCTTACACTTCTCGTTGCCGGCACAAGTTTTCGCGGTGAATTTGAACAACGTCTCAAAAGCATTATCACAGAAGCACAAGAAAATGAGAACATCATTTTGTTCATCGATGAAATTCACACTATTATCGGCACAGGTAACACTGGTGGCAGTCTTGATGCGGCAAATATTTTAAAGCCGGCACTTTCACGTGGCAATATCCGCATCATTGGCGCCACCACTCTCGGTGAATACAAAAAGCATATTGAAAAAGATCCTGCCCTTGTACGCCGTTTTCAGAAAGTGATCCTCACCGAACCGACAGCGCGCGATGCAAAAACGATTTTACACGGCATCAAACAGACCTACGAGAAACATCACGGCGTGCAAGTGCCTGATGAAACGATTGACGCAATCGTGCAATTCAGCGATCGTTACCTACCGGAACAATTCTTTCCGGATAAAGCGATCGATCTCCTCGATGAAACTGCTGCACGTCTGTGCACATCACGCAAAAAAAATGACATCCAAAAACAAGTGATTTCTTTGGAAAACGATCTGAAAGAAATTTCCGCACAAAAATCCACATTTGTCCATGCAGAAAAATATGACGATGCTTCCAAGATGCGAGAGGTGGAAGATGCTCTCACACAAGAGATCAAAGACACGCGTGCACTTCTCAAAGATCGCGCGATCAAAGATCAGCCCCTCATGACCATCGACGATGTCGCTCATACGATCGCGGTTAATACAGGCATCCCAAAAAACAAGCTCCTCCAACATGCAGACGCACACATTATTACCGCGCAAAAAAAATTATCACAGACCATCATTGGACAAGATCATGCAATCAAAAAAATTGCCGATACTTTGATCCGATCTGCAAGCGGTTTAAGCAATCCCAATCGTCCCCACGGGTCATTTCTTTTTCTCGGATCCACAGGTACCGGCAAAACTTTTACGGCACAAACGCTTGCCACAGAACTTTATGACGCACGATCCCTCATCCGTGTTGATATGAGCGAACTCATGGAACGCCACCACACATCCAAGCTTCTCGGCGCTCCCGCCGGATATATTGGGTATGGTGAAGGTGGCACACTGACAGAAAAAGTGCGTCGAAATCCACATAGTGTCGTTCTCTTTGACGAGATTGAAAAAGCACATCCCGATGTGTTCAATATCCTTTTGCAAATATTGGAAGATGGTACACTGACAGATGCAAGCGGACGTGTGATCAATTTCAAAAATACGATCATCATCCTTACATCCAATGCCGGTAGTACATCTCTCACTCGTGAAAAAAAGCTTGGTTTTGATAAATCGACACACGCATCACATGCTATTTTGTCGCAAAAGATCCTAGAATCGACAAAAGATATTCTCCCACCGGAATTGTTGTCACGATTGGATCATATCATCGTATTTCATCAATTATCACAAAAAGAACTGCAAAAGATCACACGTATTGCATTTGGACATCTCGCAGATCGTCTCAAAAAACGTTCCATCACTCTTTCTGTGAAGCCACATGTTATTGCACATATTGCCGAGCAAGCATACACAAAAAATGACGGCGCACGCGGTATACGTCAAATTATTCAAGAAGAGATCGAGAGCATGATCGCACACCATGTGATCACGCACCCCCGTGTGAAAAAAATAATCCTCGATTACACCAATGATACGATCACTTTGTCATAA
- the efp gene encoding elongation factor P yields MLNISDIKVGKRIVLDNAPYVVVTSEHSKMGRAGAVLRTKLKNLMNGAVMDKTFQGADKVKEADITKSKAQYLYVDSDQYYFMDNDTYDQFPLNKSVIGDAPYYLTEGLEVTMLNFNGNPINIELPVKVTLTVTEAPPGLKGDTQSGGDKLVTVETGAQVTTPLFIETGDRIIINTDRGDYVGKSQE; encoded by the coding sequence ATGTTAAACATCAGCGATATCAAAGTCGGCAAAAGAATCGTTTTGGACAATGCGCCCTACGTCGTCGTGACAAGCGAACATTCCAAAATGGGACGTGCCGGCGCCGTGCTTCGCACAAAGCTCAAAAATCTCATGAACGGTGCTGTCATGGACAAGACATTTCAAGGTGCTGACAAAGTCAAAGAGGCTGACATCACCAAATCAAAAGCCCAGTATCTCTATGTTGATAGCGACCAGTATTATTTCATGGACAACGATACGTATGATCAATTTCCTCTCAACAAAAGCGTGATCGGTGACGCGCCATATTATCTCACCGAAGGATTGGAAGTCACCATGCTCAATTTTAACGGCAATCCGATCAATATCGAACTTCCGGTCAAAGTCACACTCACTGTCACGGAAGCACCTCCCGGACTCAAGGGTGATACACAATCCGGTGGAGATAAACTTGTGACAGTGGAAACTGGCGCGCAAGTTACCACGCCACTCTTTATCGAAACAGGCGACCGCATCATCATCAACACAGACCGCGGCGACTACGTCGGCAAATCCCAAGAATAA
- the rpsR gene encoding 30S ribosomal protein S18: MAKRKIRIGDKTYDTLDYKDSIFLRRFLNSQAKIYPPKRYNVDAYSQRQIARAVKCARHMALLPFTVN; this comes from the coding sequence ATGGCAAAACGCAAAATTCGTATCGGTGATAAGACCTACGACACACTCGACTACAAAGACAGTATTTTCCTCCGTCGATTTCTCAATTCACAAGCAAAGATCTATCCTCCAAAAAGATATAATGTTGATGCATATTCCCAGCGCCAAATCGCACGCGCTGTAAAGTGTGCGCGGCACATGGCACTTCTCCCATTCACGGTCAACTAG
- the ssb gene encoding single-stranded DNA-binding protein: MNVNKAIIVGRLVRDPEMRTTQSGQTVANLSVATSTQWKDQGGQKQEKTEFHNVVAWGKQAEVIGQYFTKGQEIYVEGRLETRNWDDKDSGKKMYKTEIVLEKFEFGAKPAGSGSQSSYSGGSQNRAPVSSQKPNPKKMTRSPRSTLMTNKTRSKSKMSHFSGKLRVKSL; this comes from the coding sequence ATGAACGTCAACAAAGCCATCATCGTCGGACGCCTCGTCCGTGATCCGGAAATGCGCACAACACAAAGCGGACAAACAGTCGCAAATCTCTCTGTTGCGACCTCTACACAATGGAAAGATCAGGGCGGACAAAAACAAGAGAAGACAGAATTTCACAATGTCGTTGCATGGGGAAAGCAAGCTGAAGTGATTGGACAATACTTTACCAAAGGACAAGAGATCTATGTTGAAGGCCGCCTTGAGACACGTAACTGGGATGATAAAGACAGTGGCAAAAAAATGTATAAGACAGAGATCGTCTTGGAAAAATTTGAGTTCGGAGCAAAACCGGCCGGTAGCGGAAGTCAAAGTAGCTATAGTGGCGGATCACAAAACCGTGCTCCCGTTTCTTCTCAAAAACCAAACCCAAAAAAGATGACGAGATCCCCACGATCAACCTTGATGACGAACAAGACGAGATCAAAATCGAAGATGTCCCATTTTAGTGGAAAGTTGAGAGTAAAAAGTTTATAA
- a CDS encoding 30S ribosomal protein S6, with amino-acid sequence MEYELMFLIAESKKPEFDRIKGEIRAIVEKSGGTWTGNALEFDRKLSYEIKHNWRGTYFVQRFTMPGKDECEETGVTTEGAVAEITRQLNLNQEILRYLIVNAKELPPLADFAKQFDKAQREDKKQLKETGEKIDEKLEEALNI; translated from the coding sequence ATGGAATATGAATTGATGTTCCTCATCGCAGAGTCAAAGAAACCGGAATTTGACCGCATCAAAGGTGAGATCCGCGCAATTGTGGAAAAATCAGGTGGTACATGGACCGGTAACGCTCTCGAGTTTGATCGCAAACTCTCATACGAGATCAAACACAACTGGCGCGGTACATATTTTGTCCAACGCTTCACAATGCCGGGTAAAGACGAATGTGAAGAAACCGGTGTAACAACAGAGGGTGCAGTCGCAGAGATCACACGCCAACTCAATCTCAATCAGGAGATCTTGCGTTATCTCATCGTCAATGCAAAAGAACTTCCACCACTCGCTGACTTTGCAAAACAATTTGACAAAGCGCAACGAGAAGACAAAAAGCAACTCAAAGAAACAGGTGAAAAGATCGACGAGAAACTTGAAGAGGCTCTCAATATCTAA
- a CDS encoding MFS transporter — MSHINKIKIALILGACQFWLTSFVLYLNTRGFDAEYAYFLLGLYSIAIVIFEYPTGVIGDFFSHKISLSLGFGLLTLSLILISFAGSVYYYGFILILSALGSSLISGSDTALLHTASINFKADLSHVKFYSLLMSVTAITIGGFLSAMDLRYPLYASALSFFVAGAILSFAPNYRSERIAGNIFATSAEGFRHVVTNKELLALIKASSLLGAFFISLKWFYNPLFLELKIPLNYWGVIIAVAGLLIAGGVWIFKKFPEKNIVIIFIAVTISIFFIGSTNIVALPILAIFINQALRGYIDTQLDIKIHHAIQKSVRASVMSLKSLLVRLGSSFMIFLFGIILAKSSFFILMSAFAIGIFVLGIHPILKIRSYKEVVAKSTNSC, encoded by the coding sequence ATGTCTCATATAAACAAGATCAAGATTGCCCTCATATTGGGCGCATGCCAGTTTTGGCTCACCAGCTTTGTGTTATATCTCAACACGAGAGGATTTGATGCTGAATATGCCTATTTTTTACTTGGTCTCTATTCAATCGCGATCGTCATTTTTGAATATCCTACAGGCGTGATCGGGGACTTCTTTTCGCATAAAATATCACTATCACTTGGCTTTGGTCTACTGACGTTGTCATTGATTCTTATTTCATTTGCCGGCTCTGTGTACTATTACGGATTTATTCTCATATTATCTGCTCTCGGATCTTCCCTCATTTCCGGCAGTGACACAGCACTTCTCCACACAGCGTCTATCAACTTCAAAGCGGATCTTTCTCACGTAAAGTTTTATTCTCTTCTCATGTCAGTTACTGCAATCACAATTGGAGGATTTCTCTCTGCTATGGATTTGCGTTATCCTCTCTACGCCAGCGCATTATCTTTTTTTGTCGCAGGAGCTATATTATCTTTTGCTCCCAACTATAGAAGTGAGAGAATTGCCGGAAATATCTTTGCCACTTCTGCTGAAGGATTCAGGCATGTTGTCACGAACAAGGAGCTTCTTGCCCTCATTAAAGCATCCTCTCTTTTGGGAGCTTTTTTCATCAGTTTAAAATGGTTTTATAATCCGCTTTTTCTCGAGTTAAAAATACCTCTTAATTATTGGGGGGTAATCATTGCCGTAGCAGGATTACTCATCGCTGGCGGCGTATGGATCTTCAAAAAATTCCCCGAAAAAAATATTGTGATTATTTTCATCGCCGTGACTATATCCATTTTTTTCATCGGGTCGACCAACATTGTTGCCTTGCCAATTCTCGCTATTTTTATCAATCAAGCCCTCCGTGGCTACATTGATACGCAACTCGATATCAAAATCCATCATGCAATCCAAAAATCCGTACGAGCAAGCGTCATGTCTCTCAAGAGTCTCCTCGTGAGACTAGGTTCCTCTTTTATGATCTTTCTCTTTGGTATCATTCTCGCAAAAAGTTCCTTTTTTATTTTGATGTCTGCTTTTGCCATCGGCATTTTTGTCTTGGGCATTCATCCTATATTAAAAATAAGGAGCTACAAAGAGGTGGTTGCCAAATCAACTAACTCGTGCTAG
- a CDS encoding DUF2202 domain-containing protein has translation MTNHKKSIVATIAVIGGVFFLSGCALPFHPKDQNGEVSYGDTAQRRGDMQNNIRSMDRRGVMGQGEHMMNIDTIAKGDLNDDEKAGIIKMREEEKLARDVYTTLGAKWGQKIFLNITSSEQTHMDEVKQLIDRYALTDPITDGATGVFTSPELQKLYNDLIAKGNVSLVDALNVGATVEDLDIKDLQDLIAATDNADIKYVYENLKNGSQRHLQSFVKNLEKNGTTYTPQYISQTDYDAIISMERQTGGKMDGGCMNSDGSGCGMHDGSGNGQGNGMGDGSGMHNMR, from the coding sequence ATGACAAATCATAAAAAAAGTATAGTTGCGACAATCGCAGTTATTGGGGGAGTGTTCTTTTTATCAGGGTGTGCGTTGCCATTTCATCCTAAAGATCAAAATGGAGAAGTCTCATATGGCGATACTGCGCAACGGCGCGGTGATATGCAAAACAATATACGATCAATGGATCGTAGGGGTGTTATGGGGCAAGGAGAGCATATGATGAATATTGACACGATCGCAAAGGGGGATCTCAATGATGATGAAAAGGCGGGAATTATCAAAATGCGTGAAGAGGAAAAGCTCGCGCGCGATGTTTACACGACACTTGGTGCCAAATGGGGACAAAAGATATTTCTCAATATCACATCCAGTGAGCAAACACACATGGATGAAGTCAAGCAATTGATCGATCGGTATGCATTGACTGATCCGATCACAGATGGTGCAACCGGTGTTTTTACATCACCGGAATTGCAAAAGCTATACAATGATCTCATTGCAAAAGGAAACGTATCGCTGGTAGATGCTTTGAATGTTGGCGCAACGGTTGAAGACTTGGATATCAAAGATCTCCAAGATCTGATTGCCGCAACGGATAATGCTGATATCAAATATGTATATGAAAATCTCAAGAATGGATCACAACGACATTTACAATCATTTGTAAAAAATCTTGAGAAAAATGGTACAACATATACACCGCAATATATTTCTCAGACTGATTATGATGCAATCATTTCCATGGAACGACAGACGGGCGGAAAGATGGATGGAGGTTGCATGAATAGCGATGGAAGCGGTTGTGGCATGCACGATGGATCTGGAAACGGACAGGGGAATGGCATGGGAGACGGGAGCGGTATGCACAACATGCGGTAA
- a CDS encoding NUDIX hydrolase yields the protein MAYYNKIGLLVLNAERTSFLVCEPGLLYKDKSVSQYLMPGGQFVEETVEECLKAEIREELGCDIDIDSIKIIGEYSDVAASGLNRDVMIRLYAGRLIGTPIASTEIGALHWVGESDIDNEKLSPIIRNKIIPDLIRRRILKKTAKY from the coding sequence ATGGCATACTATAATAAAATTGGGCTACTTGTATTAAATGCAGAACGAACGAGTTTTTTGGTCTGCGAGCCAGGTTTGTTGTATAAGGACAAATCTGTATCGCAATATTTGATGCCAGGTGGTCAGTTTGTGGAAGAAACTGTTGAAGAATGTCTCAAGGCAGAAATCAGAGAAGAGTTGGGCTGTGATATTGATATAGATAGTATTAAAATCATTGGGGAATACAGTGATGTTGCAGCATCTGGTTTAAATCGCGATGTGATGATCAGACTATACGCGGGCAGGCTTATTGGTACGCCAATTGCATCAACAGAAATTGGCGCCTTGCATTGGGTTGGGGAGAGTGATATTGATAATGAAAAATTATCACCTATTATTAGAAATAAAATAATCCCAGACTTGATCAGGAGAAGAATATTAAAAAAGACTGCAAAATATTGA
- the uvrB gene encoding excinuclease ABC subunit UvrB has product MQEFILHKQFEPTGDQPTAITALTDGIVRGDKAQTLLGVTGSGKTFTVANVIEKVQKPTLVIAHNKTLAAQLVQEFRTFFPTNAVEYFVSYYDYYQPEAYVHASDTYIDKEVEINEEIDRLRHAATAALLTRRDVIIVASVSCIYGLGSPEFYRDSMITVNVGDTIDREVLMAKLIDQHYERNDILQRSRFRATGPTIDIVPAGREAIIRIVLRGSRVAAIMELDIVSGERRTDMDQVIIYPAKHFVVPEPVLKESLEQIESDLAKQLAIFQKENKFLEAQRLEMRTRQDLEMMRELGYCNGIENYSLYLTQRKVGEAPYTLVDYFPKDYLLVIDESHVTVPQISGMSTGDRARKQNLVNFGFRLPSALDNRPLNFDEFQSRMGQTIFVSATPAQYEKEKSTQIVEQIIRPTGLIDPELVIRPTSGQVKNVIGEIAKVIAKKERVLITTLTKKQAEDLSEYLEENEIKAKYLHSDVDTLDRITILEELRRGVFDVLVGVNLLREGLDLPEVSLVAILDADKEGFLRSEVSLIQTIGRAARNVGGRVILYADKITGSLKRAIDETERRRVIQLAYNKEHNITPQTIQKTIASIIKHDETQIKEAKEFITLARIENIEGYLKQREADMRKAATGLNFEEAAMIRDEIKELRKLR; this is encoded by the coding sequence ATGCAAGAATTTATACTTCACAAACAATTTGAACCGACAGGTGATCAACCGACAGCGATTACTGCGTTGACGGATGGTATTGTGCGCGGCGACAAGGCACAGACGCTGCTGGGCGTGACGGGATCCGGTAAGACATTTACTGTAGCCAATGTGATCGAAAAAGTGCAAAAACCGACATTGGTGATTGCGCACAATAAGACGCTTGCGGCGCAACTCGTGCAAGAATTTCGCACGTTTTTTCCGACCAATGCGGTAGAATATTTTGTATCGTATTACGATTATTATCAACCGGAAGCATATGTCCATGCGTCAGACACATATATCGATAAAGAGGTGGAGATCAATGAGGAAATTGATCGACTCCGTCATGCGGCAACCGCTGCACTCCTTACGCGTAGGGATGTGATCATCGTGGCGAGCGTGTCATGCATTTATGGCTTGGGTTCGCCGGAATTTTATCGTGACAGCATGATCACAGTTAACGTGGGAGACACGATCGATCGGGAAGTATTGATGGCAAAATTGATTGATCAACACTATGAACGCAATGACATTTTGCAGAGGTCGCGGTTTCGAGCAACCGGTCCGACGATCGATATCGTGCCGGCAGGGCGCGAAGCGATTATTCGCATCGTGCTTCGCGGATCGCGTGTTGCGGCGATCATGGAATTGGACATTGTGAGTGGTGAACGGCGGACAGATATGGACCAGGTGATCATCTATCCGGCAAAACACTTTGTTGTGCCGGAGCCGGTACTCAAAGAATCATTGGAGCAGATCGAAAGCGATCTCGCAAAACAATTGGCAATTTTTCAAAAAGAAAATAAATTCCTCGAAGCACAGCGTTTGGAAATGCGCACGCGGCAAGATTTGGAGATGATGCGTGAGCTTGGGTATTGCAACGGAATCGAAAATTATTCATTGTATCTGACACAGCGCAAAGTAGGAGAAGCGCCGTATACGCTTGTTGATTATTTCCCCAAGGATTATCTCCTCGTGATCGATGAATCCCATGTGACAGTGCCGCAGATCAGTGGGATGTCCACAGGTGACCGTGCGCGCAAACAAAACCTCGTGAATTTCGGATTTCGTTTGCCGAGCGCGTTGGATAATCGCCCACTTAATTTTGATGAATTTCAATCGCGCATGGGACAGACGATCTTTGTCTCAGCGACACCGGCGCAATATGAAAAGGAGAAAAGCACGCAGATTGTGGAGCAGATCATCCGCCCGACAGGTCTCATTGATCCGGAACTTGTGATCCGACCAACTAGCGGGCAAGTAAAGAACGTGATCGGAGAGATTGCAAAAGTGATTGCAAAGAAAGAGCGAGTGCTTATCACAACACTTACCAAAAAACAGGCGGAGGATCTCTCAGAATATTTGGAAGAAAATGAGATCAAGGCGAAGTATCTTCACTCTGACGTGGACACATTGGATCGCATCACGATTCTCGAAGAATTGCGTCGTGGTGTTTTTGATGTGTTGGTGGGTGTCAATCTCTTGCGCGAAGGATTGGATTTGCCGGAGGTATCCCTTGTGGCGATCCTCGATGCGGACAAAGAGGGATTTCTCCGCTCGGAAGTATCGCTGATCCAGACGATCGGGCGTGCGGCACGCAATGTGGGCGGACGTGTGATCCTCTATGCGGATAAAATTACCGGATCACTAAAGCGCGCGATTGATGAGACGGAGCGTCGCCGTGTGATCCAGTTGGCGTATAACAAAGAGCACAATATCACACCGCAAACAATTCAAAAGACCATTGCATCAATCATAAAGCATGATGAGACGCAGATCAAAGAAGCCAAAGAATTCATCACGCTTGCACGCATCGAAAATATCGAAGGCTATCTCAAACAACGTGAAGCGGACATGCGCAAAGCGGCTACAGGGTTGAATTTTGAAGAAGCGGCAATGATCCGCGATGAGATCAAAGAATTGCGGAAGTTACGATAA
- a CDS encoding right-handed parallel beta-helix repeat-containing protein, with protein MYWISVRIFIYIIICAGMWYGGQFYSAREMLNTLKAPPSGAIFVDQSIATGTHPATAYFDRYDALTHKLLSLAHLADFSDKHTGTITFPFTTITDALTNARENNIRTVIVAPGTYTESIVIPENTTLYGQNDVIVTYDRLFEKNIIHTNDHATLINMTISGGMNGVSVPYNTYTTLLNVTISDAEDFGVVMGQKDRPTNAELAKQPVVYEILNLSEEEISQIPLLKIKNCTIKKSDKQGLYLFDGRVLIENSRITENGEEGIDLHPHMKVTIINTESSSNLEGGIETEIYDNIITIDNSVFKDNFKSGVAFITSSGIGDITITNSQITNNQAYGMRCAIHLKKPPRPRPFFQNMITEKNNVYEGNILSKHAPECFTF; from the coding sequence ACCCCCCTCCGGGGCAATTTTTGTCGACCAAAGCATCGCAACCGGCACCCACCCTGCAACAGCATATTTCGACCGCTATGATGCGCTCACACACAAATTATTATCCCTTGCCCACCTTGCTGATTTTTCTGATAAACACACTGGCACGATTACATTCCCTTTCACAACGATCACAGACGCTCTCACGAATGCACGAGAAAATAACATCCGTACAGTGATCGTCGCTCCTGGTACATATACAGAAAGCATTGTCATTCCTGAGAACACCACCCTCTACGGGCAAAACGATGTGATAGTTACCTATGATCGCCTCTTTGAAAAAAACATCATTCACACCAATGACCATGCAACATTGATCAATATGACAATTTCTGGAGGAATGAACGGTGTAAGCGTCCCCTATAACACATACACCACACTTCTAAACGTCACGATATCCGATGCGGAAGATTTTGGTGTCGTGATGGGTCAAAAAGATCGCCCGACAAACGCAGAATTAGCAAAACAACCCGTCGTATATGAGATTCTAAATTTATCAGAAGAAGAAATATCACAAATACCCCTTCTCAAAATCAAAAATTGCACCATCAAAAAAAGTGATAAGCAGGGACTCTATCTCTTTGATGGTCGGGTTCTTATTGAAAATTCACGCATCACCGAAAACGGCGAGGAAGGCATTGACCTCCATCCCCATATGAAGGTGACAATCATAAATACCGAATCCTCATCTAACCTTGAGGGGGGTATCGAAACAGAGATTTATGATAATATCATCACGATTGACAATAGCGTATTCAAGGATAATTTTAAAAGCGGGGTTGCCTTCATTACATCGTCTGGCATCGGGGACATTACCATAACAAACTCTCAAATAACCAACAACCAAGCATACGGGATGCGTTGCGCAATACATCTCAAAAAACCACCGAGACCCAGACCATTTTTTCAGAATATGATAACAGAAAAAAATAATGTATACGAGGGAAACATTCTTTCAAAACATGCCCCTGAGTGTTTTACATTCTAG